One genomic window of Mus pahari chromosome 23, PAHARI_EIJ_v1.1, whole genome shotgun sequence includes the following:
- the LOC110339127 gene encoding dnaJ homolog subfamily C member 9, translating into MGLLELCEQEFGTADLYQVLGVRREASDGEVRRGYHKVSLQVHPDRVEEDQKENATRRFQILGRVYAVLSDKEQKAVYDEQGTVDEDSAGLNQDRDWDAYWRLLFKKISLEDIQAFEKTYKGSEEELNDIKQAYLDFKGDMDQIMESVLCVQYTDEPRIRNIIQKAIESKEIPSYNAFVKESKQKMNARKRRAQEEAKEAELSRKELGLEDGAENLKALIQSRQKDRQKEMDSFLAQMEAKYCKPSKGGKRTALKKEKK; encoded by the coding sequence ATGGGGCTGCTGGAGCTGTGCGAGCAGGAGTTCGGCACCGCCGACCTCTACCAGGTGCTGGGCGTGCGGCGCGAGGCTTCGGACGGCGAGGTCCGACGCGGCTACCACAAGGTGTCCCTGCAAGTGCACCCCGACCGAGTAGAGGAGGACCAGAAAGAGAACGCCACCCGCCGCTTCCAGATCCTGGGAAGAGTCTACGCGGTTCTGAGTGACAAGGAACAGAAAGCTGTGTACGATGAACAGGGGACAGTGGACGAAGACTCTGCTGGCCTCAACCAAGACCGGGACTGGGATGCATATTGGAGATTACTCTTTAAAAAGATATCGCTAGAGGATATCCAAGCTTTTGAAAAGACATACAAAGGCTCTGAAGAAGAGCTAAACGATATTAAGCAGGCCTATCTGGACTTCAAGGGCGACATGGATCAGATCATGGAGTCTGTGCTTTGTGTACAATACACAGATGAACCCAGGATAAGAAACATCATTCAAAAAGCTATTGAATCCAAAGAGATTCCATCCTACAATGCCTTCGTCAAAGAGTCTAAACAAAAGATGAATGCAAGGAAAAGAAGGGCTCAGGAAGAGGctaaggaagcagagctgagcagaAAGGAGCTGGGGCTGGAAGATGGAGCGGAGAACTTGAAAGCACTCATCCAGAGCAGACAAAAGGATCGGCAAaaggaaatggacagttttctggCTCAAATGGAAGCAAAATACTGCAaaccttccaaaggagggaaaagaacagcactcaagaaggaaaagaaataa